Proteins encoded together in one Vigna angularis cultivar LongXiaoDou No.4 chromosome 5, ASM1680809v1, whole genome shotgun sequence window:
- the LOC108340672 gene encoding auxin-induced protein 15A has product MGFRLPGIRRASANQASSKAVEVPKGYLAVYVGEKMKRFVIPISYLTQPSFQDLLSQAEEEFGYDHPMGGLTIPCSEDFFQEITSRLNKL; this is encoded by the coding sequence ATGGGTTTTCGTCTACCTGGTATTAGAAGGGCATCTGCAAATCAAGCATCTTCAAAAGCTGTGGAGGTGCCAAAGGGCTATCTTGCAGTCTATGTTGGAGAAAAAATGAAGCGGTTTGTGATTCCAATATCATACTTGACCCAACCTTCGTTCCAGGACTTGTTGAGTCAAGCTGAGGAAGAGTTTGGATATGATCATCCAATGGGTGGTCTTACAATTCCCTGCAGTGAAGATTTCTTCCAAGAAATAACTTCACGATTGAATAAGCTATAA
- the LOC108340001 gene encoding auxin-induced protein 15A: protein MGFRLPGIKKVLFAANQASSKAADAPKGYLAVYVGEKMKRFMIPVSYLNEPSFQDLLSQVEEEYGYEHPMGGLTIPCSEDVFQHITACLNGQ, encoded by the coding sequence ATGGGTTTTCGTTTACCTGGTATCAAAAAGGTATTATTTGCAGCCAATCAAGCATCTTCAAAAGCAGCGGATGCACCAAAGGGCTACCTTGCAGTCTATGTTGGAGAGAAAATGAAGCGGTTCATGATCCCTGTGTCTTACTTGAACGAACCTTCATTCCAGGATTTGCTGAGTCAAGTTGAGGAAGAGTATGGCTATGAGCATCCCATGGGTGGCCTCACAATTCCTTGCAGCGAAGATGTCTTCCAACATATCACTGCTTGCTTAAATGGACAGTGA
- the LOC108339017 gene encoding auxin-induced protein X10A-like, producing the protein MGFRLAGIRKMSLTAIQASSKAMDVPKGYLPVYVGEKMKRFFIPVSYLNQPSFQDLLSQAEEEFGYNHPMGGLTIPCREDVFLDTTSRLNRC; encoded by the coding sequence ATGGGTTTTCGTTTAGCTGGTATCAGAAAGATGTCTCTTACAGCTATTCAAGCATCTTCAAAAGCCATGGATGTGCCAAAGGGCTACCTTCCAGTCTATGTTggagagaaaatgaagaggTTCTTCATCCCTGTATCATATTTGAACCAACCTTCTTTTCAAGATTTGTTGAGTCAAGCTGAGGAAGAATTTGGGTATAACCATCCAATGGGTGGTCTCACAATTCCTTGCAGAGAAGATGTATTCTTAGATACCACCTCTCGCTTGAATAGGTGCTAG
- the LOC128196800 gene encoding auxin-induced protein 6B-like, translating into MGFRLPGIRKASLRAIQASSKVVDVPRGYIAVYVGDQRKRFMIPVSYLNQPSFQDLLSQAEEEFGYDHPTAGLTIPCGEDVFLDITSRFDSC; encoded by the coding sequence ATGGGTTTTCGTTTACCTGGTATCAGAAAGGCATCTCTTCGAGCAATCCAAGCATCTTCAAAAGTTGTGGATGTGCCAAGGGGTTACATTGCAGTCTATGTTGGAGATCAAAGGAAGCGGTTTATGATCCCTGTGTCATACTTGAACCAACCTTCATTTCAGGATCTGTTGAGTCAAGCTGAGGAAGAATTTGGCTATGACCATCCAACTGCTGGTCTCACAATTCCTTGTGGAGAAGATGTGTTCTTAGATATCACTTCTCGCTTCGATAGCTGCTAA
- the LOC128196801 gene encoding auxin-induced protein 15A-like: MGFRLPVIRRASFTARQTTSKSEDIPKGYFAVYVGEKQNRFVIPISYLNQPSFQDLLSHAEEEFGYDHPMGGLTIPCSEDVFQHTISCFKGQ, encoded by the coding sequence ATGGGTTTCCGTTTACCTGTCATCCGAAGGGCATCATTCACTGCAAGACAAACAACTTCAAAATCTGAAGACATACCGAAGGGCTATTTTGCAGTTTATGTTGGAGAGAAACAAAATCGGTTTGTGATTCCCATCTCTTACTTGAACCAACCTTCATTCCAAGACTTACTGAGTCATGCAGAGGAAGAGTTTGGGTATGATCATCCCATGGGAGGCCTCACAATTCCATGCAGTGAAGATGTCTTCCAACATACAATTTCTTGCTTCAAGGGACAATAG
- the LOC108338809 gene encoding auxin-induced protein X10A-like has translation MGFRLPGMRKASFATNEASSKGMEVAKGHLAVYVGEKMKRFVIPVSFLNQPSFQDLLSQAVEEFGYDHPMGGLTIPCGEHEFLDITSRLMRI, from the coding sequence ATGGGATTCCGCTTACCTGGTATGAGAAAGGCATCATTTGCTACAAACGAAGCATCTTCAAAAGGTATGGAGGTGGCAAAGGGTCACCTTGCAGTCTATGTTGGAGAGAAAATGAAGCGTTTTGTAATCCCTGTGTCATTCTTGAACCAACCATCATTTCAAGACTTGTTGAGTCAAGCAGTAGAAGAATTTGGGTATGATCACCCAATGGGTGGTCTCACAATTCCTTGCGGAGAGCATGAGTTCTTGGATATCACTTCTCGTTTGATGAGGATCTAA
- the LOC128196802 gene encoding auxin-induced protein 6B-like, whose amino-acid sequence MGFRLPGIRKASLRAIQASSKVVDVPKGYIAVYVGDQRKRFMIPVSYLNQPSFQDLLSQAEEEFGYDHPTGGLTIPCGEDVFLDITSRFDSC is encoded by the coding sequence ATGGGTTTTCGTTTACCTGGTATCAGAAAGGCATCTCTTCGAGCAATCCAAGCATCTTCAAAAGTTGTGGATGTACCAAAGGGTTACATTGCAGTCTATGTTGGAGATCAAAGGAAGCGGTTTATGATCCCTGTGTCATACTTGAACCAACCTTCATTTCAGGATCTGTTGAGTCAAGCTGAGGAAGAATTTGGCTATGACCATCCAACTGGTGGTCTCACAATTCCTTGTGGAGAAGATGTGTTCTTAGATATCACTTCTCGCTTCGATAGCTGCTAA
- the LOC108340021 gene encoding auxin-induced protein X10A → MGFRLPSLRKASLPAIQASSKSVDVPKGYLAVYVGDKMKRFMIPVSHLNQPAFQELLSQTEEEFGYEHPMGGLTIPCREDAFLDITSRLMRC, encoded by the coding sequence ATGGGTTTCCGTTTACCTAGTTTGAGAAAGGCGTCCCTTCCAGCAATCCAAGCATCTTCAAAATCTGTCGACGTGCCCAAGGGTTACCTTGCTGTCTATGTTGGAGATAAAATGAAGCGATTTATGATCCCTGTATCACACTTGAACCAACCTGCATTTCAAGAACTGTTGAGTCAAACTGAGGAAGAATTTGGGTATGAACATCCAATGGGTGGTCTCACAATTCCTTGCAGAGAAGATGCTTTCTTGGATATCACTTCTCGCTTGATGAGGTGCTAA
- the LOC108340123 gene encoding auxin-induced protein X10A — MGFRLPGMRKASFATNEASSKGMEVAKGHLAVYVGEKMKRFVIPVSFLNQPSFQDLLSQAVEEFGYDHPMGGLTIPCGEHEFLDITSRLMRC, encoded by the coding sequence ATGGGATTCCGCTTACCAGGTATGAGAAAGGCATCATTTGCTACAAACGAAGCATCTTCAAAAGGTATGGAGGTGGCAAAGGGTCACCTTGCAGTCTATGTTGGAGAGAAAATGAAGCGTTTTGTAATCCCTGTGTCATTCTTGAACCAACCATCATTTCAAGACTTGTTGAGTCAAGCAGTAGAAGAATTTGGGTATGATCACCCAATGGGTGGTCTCACAATTCCTTGCGGAGAGCATGAGTTCTTGGATATCACTTCTCGCTTGATGAGGTGCTAA